One window from the genome of Polycladomyces zharkentensis encodes:
- a CDS encoding type II toxin-antitoxin system HicB family antitoxin → MMKNHYVYPVVFEQAKNNVSFYFPDFPGFVGTHETVAKGISAARDLLEEAILQYEAASKPLPSPSDPKSIKLYDPTDRIVFIDVWMPPDEKNNNE, encoded by the coding sequence ATGATGAAAAATCATTATGTTTATCCTGTTGTGTTCGAGCAAGCGAAAAACAACGTCTCTTTTTACTTCCCTGACTTCCCCGGTTTTGTTGGCACGCATGAAACTGTTGCGAAAGGTATATCAGCAGCCCGTGACTTGTTGGAGGAAGCAATTTTACAATACGAAGCAGCCAGTAAGCCTCTCCCTTCCCCCTCTGATCCGAAGAGTATCAAATTGTACGATCCAACGGATCGAATCGTTTTTATTGATGTCTGGATGCCACCGGACGAAAAAAACAATAATGAATGA
- a CDS encoding DUF7680 family protein, translating to MIKNILSEVVDEKGIPTEAHTKLETARELVLDDKAFYKLHLLFLLQKGIKEAERAELLALRINRFSREEALYWISRILHFGKTQEKWAIKGL from the coding sequence ATCATCAAAAATATCTTGAGCGAAGTAGTGGATGAAAAGGGGATACCAACAGAAGCACATACTAAACTGGAGACAGCTAGAGAGTTAGTGTTAGATGACAAAGCATTCTATAAGCTCCATCTACTGTTTTTGCTACAAAAAGGGATAAAAGAAGCAGAACGTGCTGAGTTGTTAGCCTTACGTATCAACCGATTCTCTCGTGAAGAAGCACTTTACTGGATAAGTCGGATTTTGCACTTTGGAAAAACACAAGAAAAATGGGCAATCAAAGGGTT